In one window of bacterium DNA:
- the rpsD gene encoding 30S ribosomal protein S4 — translation MGRYLGPKHRVCRRAGEKLCDAARCPSQRRSYPPGMHGPRLRKKVTEYGAQLLEKQKLRMIYGIMERQLRKYYDDALRVEGNTSELLVAKLERRLDNVVFRLGFVKTRAAARQAVSHGHITVNGKKLNIPSYTVKVDDVIGIRERKKASSMFQDYAQVAAAISIPAWLAAEPATHSGRVIRMPEIKDAQPVFRTQSIVEFYSR, via the coding sequence ATGGGTCGCTACCTCGGACCAAAACATCGTGTCTGCCGTCGCGCAGGGGAAAAACTCTGCGATGCGGCTCGCTGTCCATCGCAGCGTCGATCCTACCCGCCCGGCATGCACGGGCCGCGCCTTCGGAAGAAGGTGACGGAGTACGGCGCACAGCTCCTCGAGAAGCAGAAGCTGCGGATGATCTACGGCATTATGGAGCGACAGCTCCGGAAGTACTACGATGACGCGCTGCGCGTTGAGGGGAACACGTCTGAGCTCCTCGTCGCCAAGCTCGAGCGTCGGCTGGACAACGTCGTCTTCCGGCTCGGTTTCGTGAAGACGCGCGCCGCTGCTCGTCAGGCCGTGAGCCACGGACACATCACCGTCAACGGAAAGAAACTGAATATTCCGTCCTACACCGTGAAGGTTGATGATGTCATCGGTATCCGTGAGCGGAAGAAGGCATCGAGTATGTTCCAGGACTACGCGCAGGTTGCGGCGGCGATTTCCATTCCGGCGTGGCTCGCGGCAGAACCCGCGACGCATTCTGGACGGGTCATTCGCATGCCGGAGATCAAGGACGCACAGCCGGTCTTTCGCACACAGAGCATCGTTGAGTTCTACTCACGCTAG
- the rpsK gene encoding 30S ribosomal protein S11, with the protein MLDARDAKAPAKKAKVRSRSRKPRQQTPRGNLYVKASFNNTVVTLTDPLGNTIAWSSAGVCGFRGPKKATPYAASIVVRDVVRKIEQIGLKEVNVFVRGIGSGRESAVRALHANGINVLSIADTTPIPHNGCRPPKPRRI; encoded by the coding sequence TTGCTTGACGCACGCGATGCGAAGGCACCGGCGAAGAAAGCGAAGGTGCGGAGTCGCTCGCGGAAACCGCGTCAGCAGACGCCGCGGGGAAACCTGTACGTGAAGGCATCGTTCAACAACACGGTCGTCACACTCACCGATCCGCTCGGGAACACCATCGCGTGGTCGAGTGCTGGCGTGTGCGGCTTCCGTGGCCCAAAGAAGGCAACGCCCTACGCTGCGAGCATCGTCGTGCGTGATGTCGTCCGCAAGATCGAGCAGATCGGACTCAAGGAGGTGAATGTCTTTGTTCGTGGAATCGGTTCGGGCCGGGAGTCGGCGGTTCGCGCGTTGCATGCGAATGGGATCAACGTTCTGAGCATTGCTGACACCACGCCGATTCCGCACAACGGGTGTCGTCCGCCCAAGCCACGTCGGATTTAG
- the rpsM gene encoding 30S ribosomal protein S13, which produces MVRIAGITLPNEKHICIALTSIFGIGHSRAARILTESGIAPQTKTKDLTDSQVQTLRGLIEKQYRVEGELRREQMGNVKRLRDIGCYRGMRHARRLPARGQRTKTNSRTVRGNKRSTMGSGRKKLDKT; this is translated from the coding sequence ATGGTACGCATTGCTGGAATCACACTTCCGAACGAGAAGCACATTTGCATCGCACTGACGTCGATCTTTGGGATCGGCCACTCGCGTGCTGCGCGTATCCTCACGGAGTCCGGCATCGCACCGCAGACAAAAACGAAGGACCTCACGGACAGTCAGGTGCAGACCCTCCGCGGGTTGATCGAGAAGCAGTACCGCGTCGAGGGAGAACTCCGTCGTGAGCAGATGGGCAACGTGAAGCGGTTGCGTGACATCGGGTGCTACCGCGGGATGCGGCACGCGCGACGGTTGCCGGCTCGCGGACAGCGCACCAAGACGAACTCGCGCACCGTACGCGGCAACAAGCGTTCAACGATGGGAAGCGGCCGTAAGAAGCTCGACAAGACCTAA
- the rpmJ gene encoding 50S ribosomal protein L36, whose product MKVQASVRKRCKDCQLVRRRGRLYVICATKRHKQRQG is encoded by the coding sequence ATGAAGGTACAGGCGTCCGTCCGAAAACGATGCAAGGATTGCCAGCTCGTCCGCCGGAGAGGACGGCTGTATGTTATCTGCGCGACAAAACGGCATAAGCAGCGACAGGGATAG
- the infA gene encoding translation initiation factor IF-1, which produces MPSKDFITVDGIVRELLPSTTFRVELDNGHEVNGYLAGRMRMHRIRLLPGDKVRVELTPYDLRRGRIIYRY; this is translated from the coding sequence ATGCCGAGCAAGGATTTCATCACCGTGGACGGCATTGTGCGGGAATTACTCCCTTCGACCACGTTCCGTGTTGAGCTAGACAATGGACATGAGGTGAACGGGTACCTTGCAGGTCGCATGCGTATGCACCGCATCCGTCTTCTCCCGGGTGATAAGGTACGGGTCGAGCTCACGCCGTATGACCTGCGACGTGGGCGCATCATCTATCGGTACTGA
- a CDS encoding alanine--tRNA ligase translates to MEPWTADRLRQTYLRFFRERGHAILASASLIPEHDPSVLFTTAGMHPLVPYLMGQEHPAGTRLADVQKCVRTGDIDEVGDATHLTFFEMLGNWSLGDYWKADAIRWSFELLTGAEWFGIDARRIAVSVFAGDADCPRDEESAAVWRSLGIPEERIVQLDKGENWWPAGGKNPGPQGPDTEIFVWTGDGAAPERFDPEDKRWVEVWNNVFMEFSRTPNGTYEPLARRNVDTGMGLERILTVLEGKRNVYETDLFRPILRVIDALATQQDERARYIVADHLRAATFIVGDPFGVAPSNVDQGYVVRKLIRRAVRSGKRLGIEAPAWTVRVAEEIIAHYRAAYPELEEHRSRILFELREEEERFREVLVRGERQFARIADALPSGETKISGADAFTLYESYGFPFEVMVDVATEHDPPLTLDRAAFALAAEAHAERSRSAQGQRFIGGLADHSDQSIRYHTATHLLHEALRRVLGAHVEQRGSNITPERMRFDFTHPEKVRPEDLRVVEQLVQQQIVDDLPVSYELLTADEARTRGAIGLFDDTYAALGERVKVYTIGSADGAYSREICGGPHVARTSMIGTFTITKEEAVSRGVRRIRAVVTQGGPHVEVAGSRVEA, encoded by the coding sequence ATGGAACCATGGACCGCTGATCGCCTCCGACAGACGTACCTCCGATTCTTCCGAGAACGCGGGCACGCTATCCTCGCGTCTGCGTCGCTCATCCCGGAGCATGATCCCTCGGTGCTCTTCACGACCGCGGGCATGCACCCGCTTGTCCCGTACCTCATGGGGCAGGAGCACCCGGCGGGGACGCGACTCGCGGACGTGCAGAAGTGCGTGCGCACCGGTGATATTGATGAAGTGGGTGATGCAACGCACCTCACGTTTTTTGAGATGCTCGGCAACTGGTCACTCGGCGATTACTGGAAGGCCGATGCCATTCGGTGGAGTTTTGAGCTCCTCACCGGTGCGGAGTGGTTTGGTATTGATGCGCGGCGCATCGCGGTGAGCGTGTTCGCAGGCGACGCGGATTGTCCGCGCGATGAGGAGTCCGCAGCGGTTTGGCGTTCGCTTGGTATTCCCGAGGAGCGCATCGTGCAGCTCGATAAGGGGGAGAACTGGTGGCCCGCCGGAGGGAAGAACCCGGGACCGCAGGGTCCGGACACGGAGATTTTCGTCTGGACCGGAGATGGCGCGGCACCGGAACGATTTGACCCCGAGGACAAGCGGTGGGTGGAGGTTTGGAACAACGTCTTCATGGAGTTTAGTCGCACGCCGAACGGCACCTACGAACCGCTCGCGCGTCGCAACGTGGACACCGGCATGGGTCTCGAGCGTATCCTCACGGTGCTCGAGGGAAAGCGGAACGTGTACGAGACAGATCTCTTCCGTCCGATCCTCCGCGTCATTGACGCGCTCGCGACGCAACAGGACGAGCGGGCGCGGTACATCGTTGCGGATCACCTGCGCGCCGCCACCTTCATCGTGGGCGATCCGTTCGGGGTGGCACCATCGAACGTGGATCAGGGGTACGTCGTACGGAAGCTCATTCGTCGGGCGGTACGTTCCGGGAAGCGACTCGGGATTGAGGCACCCGCATGGACCGTGCGGGTCGCCGAGGAGATCATCGCGCACTATCGCGCGGCCTACCCGGAGCTTGAGGAGCATCGGAGTCGCATCCTCTTTGAGCTGCGCGAGGAGGAGGAGCGATTTCGGGAAGTGCTCGTGCGTGGTGAGCGGCAGTTCGCGAGGATCGCGGATGCGCTCCCATCCGGGGAGACGAAGATTTCCGGTGCCGATGCGTTCACGCTCTACGAATCGTACGGGTTCCCGTTCGAGGTGATGGTGGATGTTGCGACCGAGCACGATCCGCCGCTCACGCTCGACCGCGCAGCGTTTGCTCTGGCGGCGGAAGCACACGCCGAACGTTCGCGTAGTGCGCAGGGGCAACGCTTCATCGGCGGGCTCGCGGATCACTCGGATCAGTCCATCCGCTACCACACCGCGACACACCTCCTCCATGAGGCACTCCGTCGTGTGCTCGGTGCGCACGTCGAGCAGCGGGGATCAAACATCACGCCGGAGCGCATGCGTTTTGATTTCACACACCCGGAGAAGGTGCGGCCGGAAGACCTCCGCGTGGTGGAGCAGCTCGTGCAGCAGCAGATTGTAGACGACCTTCCGGTTTCCTATGAGCTCCTCACTGCAGATGAGGCGAGAACGCGGGGTGCAATCGGTCTTTTCGACGATACGTATGCGGCACTCGGGGAACGTGTAAAGGTCTACACGATCGGCAGTGCTGATGGCGCGTACTCTCGCGAGATTTGCGGAGGGCCACACGTGGCGCGTACGAGTATGATCGGTACATTCACCATCACGAAGGAGGAGGCAGTGAGTAGGGGAGTGCGGAGAATCCGCGCAGTGGTGACACAAGGAGGTCCGCATGTGGAAGTTGCCGGTAGTAGAGTGGAAGCATAG
- the mnmA gene encoding tRNA 2-thiouridine(34) synthase MnmA, translating into MRVILGLSGGVDSAVAAALLVERGCTVVGAYLKFDDGSATCPAKEDIAIARRVAAVLDIPFIVRDVSALYEREVLAPMRRGYTQGVTPNPDAACNRRVKFAELSALAAEHGADAVATGHYARIRRSARGRIELLRGADGEKDQSYFLWECTTRQLATVVFPIGCYAKPQVRAMARFRGLPNWDRPSTRGVCFLGTQDFSGYLATHEQPIPAAVVTTDGRHLGTVPMGQAYTIGQRVRIGGQPAPRYVVARDAVRQEITVTASPEDPARFTRVLTATHANWIGGMPPADGALFARIRHRQEPQPCTIRTTAHRVVVDFDRPQLAVAPGQAIVFNDGARIIGGAVIMA; encoded by the coding sequence ATGCGGGTGATCCTCGGACTCTCGGGTGGTGTTGATTCTGCGGTCGCGGCCGCGCTCCTCGTCGAGCGCGGGTGTACCGTCGTGGGCGCGTACCTGAAGTTTGACGACGGGAGTGCGACGTGTCCGGCGAAGGAGGATATCGCGATCGCGCGTCGCGTCGCGGCAGTGCTCGACATCCCCTTCATCGTACGCGATGTGAGTGCGCTCTACGAGCGCGAGGTCCTCGCGCCCATGCGTCGCGGCTACACGCAAGGGGTGACGCCCAACCCTGACGCAGCGTGCAATCGGCGCGTGAAGTTCGCGGAGCTCTCCGCGCTCGCAGCAGAGCACGGTGCCGATGCGGTGGCCACGGGGCACTATGCGCGCATCCGGCGCTCCGCGCGCGGTCGTATCGAGCTCCTCCGCGGTGCGGACGGCGAGAAGGATCAATCGTACTTCCTCTGGGAGTGCACGACGCGACAGCTCGCTACGGTGGTGTTCCCCATCGGGTGCTACGCGAAGCCACAGGTGCGTGCGATGGCGCGCTTCCGCGGACTCCCCAACTGGGATCGTCCGTCTACGCGAGGGGTGTGCTTCCTCGGCACGCAGGATTTTTCAGGGTATCTCGCCACGCACGAACAGCCGATTCCCGCGGCAGTCGTCACCACCGATGGTCGTCACCTCGGCACCGTCCCCATGGGGCAGGCCTACACGATCGGCCAGCGGGTACGCATTGGCGGTCAGCCAGCTCCGCGCTACGTCGTGGCGCGTGATGCCGTGCGCCAGGAAATCACCGTCACCGCATCGCCGGAGGACCCCGCGCGCTTCACGCGTGTCCTCACGGCGACGCACGCGAACTGGATCGGTGGTATGCCACCGGCAGATGGCGCGTTGTTCGCACGCATCCGCCACCGACAGGAGCCGCAGCCGTGCACCATCCGCACCACCGCTCATCGCGTCGTCGTGGATTTCGACCGCCCACAGCTTGCGGTCGCACCAGGTCAGGCCATCGTTTTCAACGACGGTGCGCGCATCATTGGCGGCGCAGTTATTATGGCGTAG
- the rlmD gene encoding 23S rRNA (uracil(1939)-C(5))-methyltransferase RlmD: MDCTINALDHQGRGVCHPNGKTVAVPFTLPGDVVRVALRGKQKGVHRGAIEEIITPSPDRVQPPCPFAGRCGGCPWQMMDGAAQIRHKRDRIADALRDIPHPPIPDPIPSPDQWYFRNRMDYAVGADGSLGLREPGKWWEVLNLETCLLMSQPAVACMDAFRAWMRTNAIAPWNTRTHEGFARALVLREGKHTGERMAVVITAAPPQSTAAGTFPGSDALVRALAPHCTSVLWGVQSRVADVSFASHYETLLGSPVLHEELHIADDPPLTYTIPPNAFFQTNTRAAEQLVATVREYAALTPTETLVDLCCGVGTFAIALARDAGRVIGVELEESAVAVAQENAHRNGVEHAEFHHLPAEQWLFPNATVDCLIVDPPRSGLHPNTRASILANPPRRIVYVSCNPHALAEDLRVLGERYKIARIQPIDLFPHSPHVETVALLT, encoded by the coding sequence ATGGACTGTACCATCAACGCCCTCGATCATCAAGGGCGTGGCGTGTGTCACCCGAACGGCAAGACGGTTGCCGTTCCGTTTACGCTCCCCGGCGATGTTGTGCGCGTTGCGCTGCGCGGCAAACAGAAGGGCGTCCACCGTGGTGCAATCGAGGAAATCATCACCCCGTCTCCGGATCGTGTGCAACCGCCATGCCCGTTCGCGGGACGATGTGGCGGTTGTCCGTGGCAGATGATGGACGGTGCGGCGCAGATCCGACACAAACGCGACCGCATCGCTGACGCGCTCCGCGACATTCCCCACCCGCCCATCCCCGACCCGATCCCCTCACCGGACCAGTGGTACTTCCGCAACCGCATGGACTACGCCGTCGGTGCCGATGGCTCGCTCGGGCTCCGCGAGCCCGGAAAGTGGTGGGAAGTCCTCAACCTCGAAACATGCCTCCTCATGTCCCAGCCGGCGGTCGCGTGTATGGATGCCTTCCGCGCGTGGATGCGCACGAACGCCATCGCACCGTGGAACACACGAACGCACGAGGGCTTTGCACGCGCCCTCGTGCTGCGCGAGGGCAAGCACACGGGCGAACGTATGGCCGTCGTCATCACCGCAGCGCCGCCGCAGTCCACAGCAGCGGGAACATTCCCGGGAAGCGATGCACTCGTGCGCGCACTCGCCCCACACTGCACCTCCGTACTCTGGGGCGTGCAGTCCCGCGTGGCTGATGTCTCGTTCGCCTCGCACTACGAGACGCTCCTCGGCAGTCCCGTGCTCCACGAGGAGCTCCACATCGCCGACGATCCCCCGCTCACGTACACCATCCCGCCCAACGCATTCTTCCAGACGAACACACGCGCGGCCGAGCAGCTCGTGGCGACCGTACGCGAGTACGCGGCACTCACACCAACCGAGACGCTCGTGGACCTCTGCTGCGGCGTCGGCACGTTTGCGATTGCGCTCGCGCGCGATGCCGGACGCGTCATCGGTGTCGAGCTTGAGGAGAGCGCGGTCGCCGTCGCACAGGAGAACGCCCACCGCAACGGAGTAGAGCACGCCGAGTTCCATCACCTCCCTGCGGAGCAGTGGTTGTTCCCCAATGCGACGGTGGACTGCCTCATCGTGGACCCACCGCGCAGCGGCCTGCACCCGAACACCCGCGCGAGCATCCTCGCGAATCCGCCACGTCGCATCGTGTACGTCTCGTGCAACCCCCACGCGCTCGCCGAGGATCTCCGCGTGCTCGGCGAACGGTACAAAATCGCGCGCATCCAGCCCATTGACCTCTTCCCGCACTCCCCGCACGTCGAGACAGTTGCCCTCTTGACCTGA
- the era gene encoding GTPase Era, which yields MRSGFVTLAGRSNVGKSTLLNALCGTKAAITSPLPQTTRTPIRGIINDPRGQAVVIDAPGIFESAHGPLTRQVNAAARDALHGVDLILYVVDPTRDVGTEEHRIATLIRATGVPVVLVVNKADLPSHKRKWRHQYLDIIPNVVGVHDVSAGKNQHLTPLVDAIFAHLPEGEAHYPTTQRADVPKDFWIAEIIREKIFLTMTDEIPYTTAVRVDDIAERENGTLAIAARILTTNPRYRKMLIGSGATRIKQIGQMARKDLEIALSRPIYLELHVHVDEKWVQR from the coding sequence ATGCGATCAGGTTTCGTCACCCTCGCCGGCCGATCGAACGTGGGGAAATCCACGCTCCTGAACGCGCTCTGCGGCACGAAAGCGGCAATCACCTCTCCGCTGCCACAGACAACGCGAACGCCGATCCGAGGTATCATCAACGACCCCCGTGGCCAGGCCGTCGTCATTGACGCGCCGGGGATTTTTGAGTCCGCCCATGGGCCGCTCACGCGCCAGGTAAACGCCGCAGCGCGCGATGCGCTCCATGGCGTGGACCTCATCCTCTACGTCGTGGACCCCACGCGCGATGTCGGCACTGAGGAGCATCGCATCGCCACGCTCATCCGCGCGACCGGTGTTCCGGTCGTACTCGTTGTCAACAAGGCGGACCTCCCGAGTCACAAACGGAAGTGGCGCCACCAGTACCTCGACATCATCCCGAACGTCGTCGGGGTCCACGATGTTTCCGCGGGCAAGAACCAGCACCTCACACCGCTCGTTGATGCGATCTTCGCGCACCTTCCCGAAGGCGAGGCGCACTACCCGACCACGCAGCGCGCGGATGTCCCCAAGGACTTCTGGATCGCGGAGATCATCCGCGAGAAGATCTTCCTCACGATGACCGATGAGATCCCCTACACGACCGCGGTACGCGTGGACGACATCGCGGAGCGCGAGAATGGGACGCTCGCGATCGCCGCGCGCATCCTCACGACAAACCCACGCTACCGAAAGATGCTCATCGGCAGCGGCGCAACGCGCATCAAGCAGATCGGCCAGATGGCTCGGAAGGACCTCGAGATCGCGCTCAGCCGCCCCATCTACCTCGAGCTCCATGTCCATGTGGACGAAAAATGGGTGCAACGGTGA
- a CDS encoding alpha/beta fold hydrolase: MEHITLTTADGKHLAADWYSVDAPRGWVLLLHMMPATKESYRELAAELQRVGIASLAFDQRGHGASTGGPDGYASFSNAEQQEKREDVRAAIAFLHERGMTSEHLVVVGASIGANLALDALTGDLAIPAAVLLSPGHIYHGISADALAGAVAPHQRVYLVAGGANDAYSTETIAALGETLADRATVRVLDDASHGTEMFNRDAALLPDVVAWIAAQV; encoded by the coding sequence ATGGAGCACATCACGCTCACCACTGCGGATGGGAAGCACTTGGCCGCTGATTGGTATTCCGTGGATGCGCCGCGCGGGTGGGTACTCCTCCTCCACATGATGCCAGCAACGAAGGAATCGTACCGTGAGCTTGCGGCGGAGCTCCAGCGCGTTGGCATCGCATCGCTCGCATTCGATCAGCGCGGCCACGGTGCATCCACCGGTGGGCCCGATGGGTACGCCTCGTTCTCCAATGCCGAGCAGCAGGAGAAGCGTGAAGATGTCCGTGCGGCGATTGCGTTCCTGCACGAGCGCGGCATGACTTCGGAACACCTTGTCGTCGTCGGCGCATCCATCGGCGCAAACCTCGCACTCGACGCACTCACCGGCGACCTCGCGATTCCCGCAGCCGTACTCCTGTCTCCCGGGCACATCTACCATGGCATCAGCGCGGATGCCCTCGCGGGTGCCGTTGCGCCCCACCAGCGCGTGTACCTCGTCGCGGGCGGCGCGAACGATGCCTACTCCACGGAAACCATCGCCGCACTCGGCGAAACACTCGCCGACCGTGCTACCGTGCGCGTGCTCGACGATGCATCGCACGGCACGGAGATGTTCAACCGAGATGCAGCTCTCCTGCCGGATGTCGTCGCATGGATCGCGGCGCAGGTGTAA
- a CDS encoding slipin family protein codes for MSIPTIIAIIVLLVVTLKQVNEYERGVLFTMGRFSAVKNPGWRIVVPVFQRMVKVDLRIKAVDVPDQKAITRDNVSVTVNAVIYYNVSDARKAFIEVENFRFAISQFAQTTMRNIVGEVTLDELLANREQLAERIRAIVDKETDAWGLKVRNVELKDVSLPSDMERTIGKQAEAEREKRAVIIKSEGEVASAANMAKAAEILSASPGALHLRTLQSINDISSDQSNTVIFAVPLEVLRAFEGLSKR; via the coding sequence ATGTCCATCCCGACAATCATCGCCATCATTGTCCTCCTCGTCGTGACCCTCAAGCAGGTCAACGAGTACGAGCGTGGCGTGCTCTTCACCATGGGAAGGTTCAGCGCGGTGAAAAACCCTGGTTGGCGGATCGTCGTGCCGGTCTTCCAGCGGATGGTGAAGGTGGATCTCCGCATCAAGGCCGTGGATGTCCCCGACCAGAAGGCCATCACGCGCGATAACGTCTCCGTGACGGTGAACGCGGTCATCTACTACAACGTGTCCGATGCGCGCAAGGCGTTCATCGAGGTAGAGAACTTCCGCTTTGCGATCTCGCAGTTCGCGCAGACGACCATGCGCAACATCGTGGGCGAGGTGACACTCGATGAGCTCCTCGCCAACCGCGAGCAGCTCGCGGAGCGCATCCGCGCGATCGTGGACAAGGAAACGGACGCGTGGGGCCTCAAGGTGCGCAACGTCGAGCTCAAGGATGTCTCGCTGCCGAGCGACATGGAGCGTACGATCGGAAAGCAGGCCGAGGCCGAGCGCGAGAAGCGCGCCGTCATCATCAAGTCCGAGGGCGAGGTGGCCTCAGCCGCGAACATGGCAAAGGCCGCCGAGATACTCAGCGCATCCCCTGGTGCACTCCACCTCCGCACGCTCCAGTCAATCAACGATATCTCGTCCGACCAGTCGAACACCGTCATCTTTGCAGTCCCGCTCGAAGTGCTCCGCGCGTTCGAGGGTCTCAGCAAGCGGTAG
- a CDS encoding RNA polymerase sigma factor, giving the protein MMTVEQERSTDEELVVRVRGGDAEAYGALMERYAAKLQRYVRRFLLGSEDGDDVVQEVFVKAYTHLNTFDASRSFSTWLYRIAHNECINTIKRKKREPLPFFDPDTLFPHPVAKETPADYVERRELQSMVERSLSVLDPKYREPVVLYYLEERSYREIADIMHIPVATVGVRLRRAKQQLLAQRPSV; this is encoded by the coding sequence ATGATGACCGTTGAACAGGAACGATCCACCGATGAGGAGCTCGTGGTGCGGGTGCGAGGCGGTGACGCGGAGGCGTACGGTGCACTCATGGAGCGCTACGCGGCGAAACTCCAGCGGTACGTCCGTCGTTTCCTCCTCGGGAGCGAGGATGGCGACGATGTCGTTCAGGAGGTATTCGTGAAGGCGTACACGCACCTCAATACGTTCGACGCGTCGCGGTCGTTCTCAACGTGGCTCTACCGCATCGCGCATAACGAGTGCATCAACACGATCAAGCGCAAGAAGCGCGAGCCGTTGCCGTTCTTCGATCCGGACACGCTCTTTCCGCACCCTGTTGCGAAGGAGACGCCGGCGGATTACGTGGAGAGGCGAGAGCTGCAGAGCATGGTCGAGCGATCGCTCAGCGTCCTCGATCCAAAGTACCGCGAGCCGGTGGTGCTCTACTACCTTGAGGAGCGTTCGTATCGCGAGATTGCAGACATCATGCACATCCCCGTCGCGACGGTGGGTGTGCGACTCCGCCGCGCGAAGCAACAGCTCCTCGCACAGCGTCCATCCGTATGA